The nucleotide sequence TAAAATTGCTTCATCAACATCATGAGTAATCATAAAAACAGTCTGTTTTGTTTCGCTCCAAATCTTGATGAGTTCATCTTGTATATTCCCTCGTGTTAAGGCATCTAAAGCGCCAAATGGCTCATCGAGTAAAAGTAACTTAGGATGGGTAGCGAAAGCTCTAGCAATGCTCACTCGCTGTCGCATACCCCCCGATAGTTCCGAAGGCTTCTTATGTACATTTTCTCCCAAGCCCACCATTTCTAAATATTTTAAACTATGTTCTTGGACTTCAATTTTACTTTTTTTGGGGAAGCGTGCTTTAACACCAAAAGTAACATTCTTTAAGGCTGATAACCAAGGTAAAAGACTATAGTTCTGAAAGACTACTCCTCGGTCCAGACTCGAGCCAATAACTTCCTTGCCATCCATTGATATATAGCCTGTAGATGGTTGATCTAATCCTGCTAAGACATTGAGAATAGTCGATTTTCCACAACCTGAATGACCAATAATACAAACAAATTCACCCTCCTCTATGGTATAGCTGATATCATCGAAAACTACATAATCAGATTCTTTCTTTTTCCCGGGAAACTTTTTACTTAAACACTCTAATGTTAGAAAACTTTTCATCATTTATTCCTCATATACAACGAGACGAGATAGAGCATTCAATACTAAATCTAGTGTCATTCCTACTACTCCAATCATTATAATTGAAAAAATCACGCTGTTCAGATCAAGGTTATTCCATTCATTCCATACATAGTAACCAATTCCTGTACCACCGACAAGCATTTCTGCAGCAACAATTACTAACCATGCGATACCAATTGAAATGCGCATCCCTGTAAAGATTGTTGGTGCCGATGCGGGCAGTATCACGCTAAAAGCTGTTTTTAACTTACTGAGTTCATGAGTTTGAGCTACTTTTACCCAGTCTTTTCGAACATTAGCTACACCAAAGGCTGTATTGAGTAGCATTGGCCAAATAGAACATATAAATATCACAAAAATTGCCGACATTTCAGAGTCTTTAATAACAAATAATGCTAAAGGCATCCATGCGAGAGGTGATATAGGTTTAAGTATCTGAATAAAGGGGTTTAAGGCTTTATACATTAATTGTGACATCCCAATGACAAAACCTAATGGAATGGCTACAGTCGCTGCTGCACCAAAACCTATTAGTACCCTAACTAAAGAGTAGAAAAGCTGAATTCCTATTCCTTTGTCATTAGGTCCTGCATCGTAAAAAGGATCGCTCAATTCTTTACAAGCATGTTTAAATACTTTAGAGGGAGGAGGAACTCTAGACTCCTTATCTTCTCCACCCATTAACAATGCAAATTCATCAAGTTCAACTGTTTCCTTGGGAGGCTGATTAAGTACCTCCCAAAAGGCGAGCCCTACAAACAATATCACTATTGAGAGGAAGGCTGCCTTAATGTTTAAGGAATTCAAATGTTTACCTTTTTATACTAAAGCTATTGATGTATTCTTCTGGCTTTGCGTAATCAAACTCCTTTCCCATTATGGTGTGTTTTTTATACCTGGTCTTAGGTGCATCATAACCTAACTCTTTCATTACTTTTGCAGTATCAGTGGCAATATAAACCTGCTCAGCCAAGCCTCTGTAATCAATATCACCTTTTACATAACCCCAACGTTTCATTTGGGTCAGAATCCAAACTGCCATTGATTGCCATGGGAATGGGTCAAAGTCAATCCTATCTGGCTCATTAAAAACTTTCCGCTCTAATCCGTCCACATACCGTCCAGTGAGTACTTGTCTAACCACAACTTCGGGCTGATTAAGGTAGTTTTTGGGAGAGATAACTTTGGCGATTTCCGCCCTATTTTCCGCTTTAGCTGAAAACTCTGTAGCGTCAATAATTGACCGAAATAGCGCTCCAAAGGTATTTGGCATTTCCTTTGCAAATTTTAACGGACAAGCAAAAGCACAACATGGGTGACCTTCCCAAATATCTTTAGTGAGCATATGGAGGAAGCCCACTTTTTCATAGACCGCACGCTGATTAAATGGATCTGGTGACAAATAACCATCTAGATTACCCGCACGTAGGTTTGCCACCATTTCGGGTGGTGGAACAACTCGTATTTGAATATCTTTATCTGGATCTAAACCGTGTTCCGCGACATAGTACCTTAACAGTAGATTATGCATGGAATAATCAAAGGGAACACCAAATTTAAAGCCTTTCCAGTCTTTTGGATTGCGTTTGTTCTTGTGTTTGGTATGGAGCACTATGGCTTGGCCATTAATGTTCTCTATGGTCGGCATAATGTATGGCTCAGCAATTGATCCTGCACCCATAGTCATAGCCAAAGGCATAGGTGAGAGCATATGAGATGCATCGTATTCACCATTTAGTGACTTATCTCTAGCTACAGCCCAACCAGCAGTTTTTATCACATCGACATCTAGTCCATATTTATCATAAAAACCCATAGGTTTCGCCATAATGATAGGCGTCGCACAAGTAATTGGAACAAAACCTATTTTTAGTTTCTTTTTTTCAAGCTTTCCGATCGATTCTTTTGCTTGTGCTTTGAGGTCGTTCATTGGAAACATCGTCGATAATACTGATGCAAAAGTCCCCGTTCCTACTAGTTTTAAAAACTTTCTTCGGCTCCTATCGTTATGACCAAAAATTCCTCTGACAATTGCACTTTCAATAGCTCTATCAAAATAGTCATCTGAACTTTTGAGTTCACTATCTACAGTATTTTTGTTGAAATCTTGAACACTAATCGTCTCCATATTTTCAGCTTGTTTCTCAAGAGCAATAGTTCTTTCTTTATCTGTTAGCGGTGCCCTAGCTGATTTCTCCGCACAGCAGGATTCACATTTACAACTTACGGTATGGGTTAAACTTGTGTCCCCATCAAAAGGGTCCCCTAGACTTTTTATACTCATTTTTGAATTCCTTAACTTTTACTTAAAAAATAATCAATTGTCAAATCATCCGTAATGAGACAATTAATAGTTAAAAAACCCTTCTTTATATTCGCCAGCTTATGATTACATATATGGTCTTTGTTTTATTAAAAAAGGACAAATATGTAATTACATACACAAAATATACCATTTATGTAAAAAATCAACTTAGAACTAATAAAAAAATGATTTTTTTATTTCACTCTGATTTTCGCTTAAGACGATTCTTAGAATTTTCCTGATGCAATATCTTTTAATTGGAAATTATTTAAGCTAGTGAGTACCTACTCATTCTTTTACTAAAAATAATTTGTACATAAGGTGTAAGTTCGGCTCATACAAAATAAGTATGATTTGTTTTACTGAAGAAAAACTTAACTTTGCCCTCGTGCATTTATCGTGTATTATAGCGCACTTTTAAAATCATTTGGAACCTAAGCATGTCTGATAAAAAATTTGAAACCAACGCTATTCGTACCCAGTGCGAACAATCTTCCCACCGCGAACACTCTGCGCCTATCTATATGACTTCAAGTTTTACCTTTGAAGATGCCGAACAAGCGCGCGCGCTTTTTGCTGATGAAATGCCTGGGAATATCTATACACGTTTTTCAAATCCCAATAATAATGAATTTATTGAGAAACTCTGCCAAATGGAAAACTGCGAAGATGGCTTAGCTACTGCATCTGGCATGGCGGCAATGTTTGTAACTTTAGCTGGACTCTGTAAAGCAGGTGATCATATCCTTGCTTCGCGCTCCCTCTTTGGTTCTACTCATCAAGTCCTCACACAAATCCTGCCGCGCTGGGGAATTACCCATAGCTATGTAGATATCATGGATTCTCCAGAAACTTGGGAAGCGGCGATTCAAGAGAATACAAAAATGATTTTCATTGAGACTCCCTCCAACCCTGCGCTTGATCTAATTGATCTCGAATGGCTTGGAGGCTTAGCTAAGAAGCATGATGTCCTTTTTGCGGTAGATAACTGTTTTGCGACTCCTTACCTACAACGTCCCGCAGATTTTGGTGCCGATATTGTTGCGCATTCCGCAACTAAATTCATCGACGGTCAAGGCCGTACAATTGCTGGCGCTATATTAGGTAGTAAAGAAGTGATTCAAGAATTACGCTTTTTTGCCCGCCATAGCGGTCCATCGCTTTCCCCTATGAATGCCTGGATTCTCTCCAAGAGTTTGGAAACTTTAGCTGTTCGTATGGATCGTCATTGCTCAAATGCCTTAGAGCTCGCTAAATTCCTTGAAGCTTCAGATCACACTGAATTTGCCAAGTACCCCTTCTTACCTTCTCATCCTCAGTATGAACTAGCGAAGAGACAAATGGATCAGGGCGGTGGTATTGTGACTTTTGAAATTAAAGGCGGTATTGATCGTGGACGTCAATTTTTAAACTCCCTCAAAATGTGTTCCTTTACGGCTAACCTCGGGGATACTCGTACGATTGCCACTCATCCTGCGTCTACAACTCACTCAAAATTGAGTGAAGAAGATCGCATGGCAGTTGGTATCAGCCCTGGCTTAGTTAGGATCTCAGTCGGCCTTGAACATATCGATGATATCATTGCTGATATTCAACAAGCATTCGACGCCTCACTTTAGTTTAAGTGAAATAATCTATTTAAAATCGAAGTACTTACGTTTGTACTTCGATTTTTTTGTAGGCTTGTCACACCATTCGTTGATCTAGATCTAGCTTATTAATCAAACCTAGGAATTCAAAATGAATAAATCCCTTTTTATCTGCCTTTTCATGAGCCTCTTTTTTCTCAATGCGGATACTCTCCCATCAAACATTGCCTTTGGTTCCTGTGGATCCCAAGATAAACCGATGCCTATACTTTATAAAGTCACCGAATTTTCACCCGATGTATTCGTTTACCTTGGGGATAATATCTATGGCGACACTAAAGACATGAAGGTCCTTCAGGCTAAATACGCTAAGCTAGGTTCTAAAAAAGAGTTTGTGCATTTAAAATCTAAAGTTCCACACATTTACGCTACATGGGATGACCATGATTATGGCCAAAACGATGCCGGTAAAGAATACCCCAAGAAAGTTGAGTCAAAAGAAATTTTCCTCGATTTTTGGGGAGAAGAAAAAAAGAGTGCTCGTCGTAAATCTCCAGGTATATATACGTCTTATTTTTATAAGGCTAAGGGTAAAACACTTCAGTTCATTATTCTGGATACGCGAACTTTTCGTGACGGCATTCTGAAACGAAATAAAAAAGAAAAGGATTCACCATGGAAGAATCAATACCAGCCACATTCCAAAGCGGGAAATACATTTCTTGGTGATACTCAGTGGTCTTGGCTCAAAGATGAGTTACTTAAACCTGCTGATTTACGGATCATTGCTTCGAGCACCCAATTTGCTCATGATTATAATGGTTATGAATCCTGGACGCTGTTTCCTTTTGAAAAGCAAAAAATGCTCAATCTCATCAAGTCAACAAAAGCTTATGGAGTTGTTTTCATCAGTGGCGACGTACACTGGGGAGAAATTTCAAAACTAGAAGAAACGGGTCTCTATCCTATATATGATATTACCTCTAGCGGTATTAATAAAACTTGGAAAAGTTTTGAACCTAACACAAAACGTATTGGAAAAGTCCAAAGAGACTATCATTTCGGCATGATTAATGTGAACTGGGATCAAACAGATCC is from Lentisphaera profundi and encodes:
- the ntrB gene encoding nitrate ABC transporter permease, yielding MNSLNIKAAFLSIVILFVGLAFWEVLNQPPKETVELDEFALLMGGEDKESRVPPPSKVFKHACKELSDPFYDAGPNDKGIGIQLFYSLVRVLIGFGAAATVAIPLGFVIGMSQLMYKALNPFIQILKPISPLAWMPLALFVIKDSEMSAIFVIFICSIWPMLLNTAFGVANVRKDWVKVAQTHELSKLKTAFSVILPASAPTIFTGMRISIGIAWLVIVAAEMLVGGTGIGYYVWNEWNNLDLNSVIFSIIMIGVVGMTLDLVLNALSRLVVYEE
- a CDS encoding trans-sulfuration enzyme family protein yields the protein MSDKKFETNAIRTQCEQSSHREHSAPIYMTSSFTFEDAEQARALFADEMPGNIYTRFSNPNNNEFIEKLCQMENCEDGLATASGMAAMFVTLAGLCKAGDHILASRSLFGSTHQVLTQILPRWGITHSYVDIMDSPETWEAAIQENTKMIFIETPSNPALDLIDLEWLGGLAKKHDVLFAVDNCFATPYLQRPADFGADIVAHSATKFIDGQGRTIAGAILGSKEVIQELRFFARHSGPSLSPMNAWILSKSLETLAVRMDRHCSNALELAKFLEASDHTEFAKYPFLPSHPQYELAKRQMDQGGGIVTFEIKGGIDRGRQFLNSLKMCSFTANLGDTRTIATHPASTTHSKLSEEDRMAVGISPGLVRISVGLEHIDDIIADIQQAFDASL
- a CDS encoding CmpA/NrtA family ABC transporter substrate-binding protein, producing the protein MSIKSLGDPFDGDTSLTHTVSCKCESCCAEKSARAPLTDKERTIALEKQAENMETISVQDFNKNTVDSELKSSDDYFDRAIESAIVRGIFGHNDRSRRKFLKLVGTGTFASVLSTMFPMNDLKAQAKESIGKLEKKKLKIGFVPITCATPIIMAKPMGFYDKYGLDVDVIKTAGWAVARDKSLNGEYDASHMLSPMPLAMTMGAGSIAEPYIMPTIENINGQAIVLHTKHKNKRNPKDWKGFKFGVPFDYSMHNLLLRYYVAEHGLDPDKDIQIRVVPPPEMVANLRAGNLDGYLSPDPFNQRAVYEKVGFLHMLTKDIWEGHPCCAFACPLKFAKEMPNTFGALFRSIIDATEFSAKAENRAEIAKVISPKNYLNQPEVVVRQVLTGRYVDGLERKVFNEPDRIDFDPFPWQSMAVWILTQMKRWGYVKGDIDYRGLAEQVYIATDTAKVMKELGYDAPKTRYKKHTIMGKEFDYAKPEEYINSFSIKR
- a CDS encoding ABC transporter ATP-binding protein; translated protein: MMKSFLTLECLSKKFPGKKKESDYVVFDDISYTIEEGEFVCIIGHSGCGKSTILNVLAGLDQPSTGYISMDGKEVIGSSLDRGVVFQNYSLLPWLSALKNVTFGVKARFPKKSKIEVQEHSLKYLEMVGLGENVHKKPSELSGGMRQRVSIARAFATHPKLLLLDEPFGALDALTRGNIQDELIKIWSETKQTVFMITHDVDEAILLADKIILMSNGPGACIAEEVIVNIPRPRQRGKVIDDPGYYKIRKHLIKFLVERSSDFTGDKVRKTPLTVDPTKIT
- a CDS encoding alkaline phosphatase D family protein, which produces MNKSLFICLFMSLFFLNADTLPSNIAFGSCGSQDKPMPILYKVTEFSPDVFVYLGDNIYGDTKDMKVLQAKYAKLGSKKEFVHLKSKVPHIYATWDDHDYGQNDAGKEYPKKVESKEIFLDFWGEEKKSARRKSPGIYTSYFYKAKGKTLQFIILDTRTFRDGILKRNKKEKDSPWKNQYQPHSKAGNTFLGDTQWSWLKDELLKPADLRIIASSTQFAHDYNGYESWTLFPFEKQKMLNLIKSTKAYGVVFISGDVHWGEISKLEETGLYPIYDITSSGINKTWKSFEPNTKRIGKVQRDYHFGMINVNWDQTDPDLEFSIIDLEGNKTVKHTLKLSELSLPQ